The following DNA comes from Bacteroidota bacterium.
GGGATGCAGCATGATAATAATGTCGGCACCAATTTCCAGGGCCTTGTTGTAACAGGTCTTCTGATTACTGCCGTATCCTTTATTTATTTCATGGACAATGATATGATGAATTCCAATTTCATGCGCCAGACGAACTGTTTCATCAGTACTCTTATCATCAACCAGAATCACCTCATCCACGATGTCAAAGGGTATCTCATGGTAGGTTTGCTTAAGTGTCTGCTCGGCATTGTATGCTGGCAGGACAATAACCACTTTTTTACCGTATATCATTCCTGATCCAGTTTCAGATTAAAAGTCTTCCTCATCAAAGCGATTTTTTACTGTATTTCTGGTTTTTTGCTTTGTACAATCTATATCTACCGAAAGTGGCTTTAATGGCCTTTCAAAATCACCCCGGGAAATATTCAACAAGGGATCTGCATAGATTTTTTTCATATATATGGCCCAGATAGGTAATGCCATATTGGCACCCTGGCCGAGAGCCATTGAGCGGAAATGGGCTGCACGATCTTCACAACCCACCCATATACCAGTGACCAGGTCGGGTGTAATACCCATGAACCATCCATCAGAGTAATTCTGAGTGGTTCCTGTTTTACCTGCTATTGGATTAATAAACCTATATTTCAACCGTAGCCGGATGCCAGTGCCTGTCTCAACCACCCCTTTCATCAAAGCCAGCATGAGATATGCCGTTTCTTCACTCATGGCCTCCTGCTGTTTGGGAATAAAAGTTTCGATCACATTCCCATGCTTATCCTCAATACGCGTTATAAAAATGGGTTCTTTATATATTCCCTTACTGGCAAAAACGTTAAAGGCACCTGTCATTTCATACAATGACAGATCGGCTGAGCCGAGAGCAATAGAATATACCGGAGGAATTTCGCTGGTAATACCCATCTTCTGTGCCATCACGATGACAGCCTGTGGTGTATAGCGCTTCATCAGGTAGGCAGATATCCAATTGTTGGAGTGGGCCAGCGCTTCCTTTAATGTTATCATCTGTCCCATTTTGTATTCAGAGGTATTTTCTGGGGACCAAATATCACCGTTTTCCAATGTGATACTATACTGAATATTCGGAACCTCGGTACATGGCGAATATTCGCCTTCCTGCATAGCCAGACTGTAAAGGATCGGTTTAAAGGTCGATCCAACCTGACGTTTGCCATAAATGACATTATCGAATTTGAAATACAGGTAATCCGGAGCACATACATAAGCCCTGACAAAACCGGTGTTCGGTTCTATCGACATCATGCCTGCCCGTAAAAAGAACTTATAATACCGTATAGAATCCATTGGAGCCATCACGGTATCAAAGTCCCCTTTCCACGAGAAAACATTCATTTTTACCGGTGTCCTGAATGATAGCATTATAGAGTCTTCAGCCATGCCGGCCTCTTTCAGGGTTCGATACCTATCGCTGCGTTTGACAGCTTGCATCATAAGGCTGTTGATCTCTTTTGTGGCCTCACCAAGTTCAAACACAAAGGGAGCATTATAGTGACGTTTCCAGTGATCATAGAATGCAGGCTGCAGATCCTTGCCAAGATGCTCATTCACAGCTTCCTCAGCGTAAATCTGCATCTTCGAATTAATAGTTGTATATATCCTCAGACCGTCTTTATATAAATTGTACGGTGTGCCATCCGTTTTGTAATGTTCTTCGCACCATTTAGCCAGTTTGCCCCTGAGGTATTCCCGAAAATGTTTGGCTAGTCCTGCAGTATGATCCTGAATTGTATATTTCGACATATCCAATGGCGAAGCCATCAACGTTTCATACTGCTCACTAGTGATGAAATTATATTTTGCCATCTGATGTAACACTGTCTCCCTTCTTTTCAGTGCGCGGTCGGGATGGGTGATAGGGCTGTACCAGGATGGCGCCTTTAAAATACCGATAAGCAATGCGGATTCATCAATGGTCAGCTCTCCGGATTCTTTATTAAAAAATGTTTTAGCTGCCGACTTTATTCCATAGGCCTGGCTCCCAAAAGGAACAGTATTGAAATACATGGCAATAATCTCTTCCTTTGTATAATTGCGTTCCAGTTTCACTGCAGTGACCCACTCCTTCAGCTTGACAAAAATGGTCTCAATCAGGGTGCGGTCGGGCTTACGGGGAAAAAGATTCTTTGCCAGCTGTTGAGTGATGGTGCTACCCCCTCCTTTCTGTTTGCCTGTCAGGACACCAAACATCACTCTGAATACCGCCTTGACATCTACACCGGAGTGCCTGGTAAACCTGATATCCTCCGTGGCAATGAGTGCCTGAACAAGGCTTGGTGACAACTCTGTATAGGTCACGTTGGAGCGGTTCTCTATATAATATGTTCCGAGGACCTGCTGGTCAGCAGAGATGATTTCCGATGCCAGATTACTCCTTGGATTCTCCAATTCCTCGAAGGAGGGCATAAAACCCAGCCATCCCAGCGAAATGATTGCAAAAAGGAGAATGATAAACAGTAACACACCTCCATAGAAGAACCAGAAGTACTTCACATATTTTTTAACGTTATTATGGTTTTTTTTATCCATAATATCCTTTGTGTTATCCAGTATCGCTATGTCAGTGTTTTTCAATCCGGAGCCCGATATCTGTAATGCCCTGCAGGTCTACGACTCTCATTGCCTGCTCGACAGAGAACAAATATGTACCACTTCTGGGAAACCGAACCATGCTCTTAAAGCGAATACGGTTATCCTTAATCTTTCCTATTCCTTTTCCAAGCCACCTACCCTGTAAATCAGCCAGCTGGCATTCCAGCGTGTCGCGAAAAAGCTGACCATCGGGAAACTGTGTATTGAAAAAGATGAACATATTGCTATACGGATAATCGGTTGTGTTGCGTATGTTTATATAAAAATCATAGAAGATCGTCGTATCCTTTATCTGAACGTCAAATTTCTTTATATCATATCTGTTCCAAAGATTTTTATCAGTTGGCAGGTAATTCTCATATACTCTTTTTGGATCGCACGAGGTCAGTAATATAAGGATGATCAAAGGTAAGAGGTGACGATATTTTATTTGAGGATGCACGATCATGAATGTGGGTTATCAGGTGATAAGTGGAGATGGTCATTTTCGTCTCTCTTCACGGTCTAAATCATCGAATCGCCGCAGGTCATCCTGGCCGACAACATTCTCGAAGTCAACAGCTTTCTGTTCTTTTAAATCGGAAAAGTTTTCCAATTTTTCCGGGAAATTACCCTTTGCATTACGCTCGATGATCTCGCGGACTTTATCAACCGGGATAGCCAGTACATTAGCCTGATCATTCACATAGGAATACCACATCACTTTACGGAAAATGTCGGTTTTCTGGTGTATAGCTTCACCTTTTTGGGTTTTAAGAATGATTTCGTTGTTAGGGAATTCTTTAAGGGCGTCGAGATAAGTTTCAAATTCGTAGTTGAGACAGCATTTAAGCTTGCTGCATTGGCCGGTAAGTTTTTGTGGATTGGGAGAAAGCTGCTGGACCCTGGCAGCAGTGGTGGTGACAGAACGGAAGCTGGTAAGCCACGTGGAGCAACACAATTCTCTGCCGCATGTGCCGATACCTCCCAGCCTGCTTGACTCCTGCCTTACACCTATCTGGCGCATCTCAATGCGCACTTTGAATTCTTCAGCAAGTACCTTGATCAATTCCCTGAAATCAACACGTTCCTCGGCTGTATAATAAAAAATAGCTTTTGTACCATCACCCTGGTATTCCACATCGTTTACTTTCATTTTTAAGTTAAGCTGGCCAGCCATTTTTCTTGCCTTGAACATCGTTATGTCCTCATTCTCAACAGCTGTTATCCATTTTTCAATATCCGATGTACGGGCTTTCCTGTATACCTTCTTGATATCTTCTGAAGCGGGATTTATCTTCCTTTTCTTCATCTGAATACGAACAACCTCGCCGGTGAGCGTAACGATACCCAGATCATGCCCCGGTGCAGCTTCAACAGCAACAATATCACCTGTATGAAGATCAATGCCTTCCGGCACACGGAAATAATCTTTCCGGCTGTTCTTGAACCTGACTTCAATGCAATCGAAAAGCTTATAACCACCCGGGAATACAAGGTCTTTCAACCAGTCATAAGTGTCCAGTTTACTGCAACCATGGCTATAAATGGT
Coding sequences within:
- a CDS encoding transglycosylase domain-containing protein — translated: MDKKNHNNVKKYVKYFWFFYGGVLLFIILLFAIISLGWLGFMPSFEELENPRSNLASEIISADQQVLGTYYIENRSNVTYTELSPSLVQALIATEDIRFTRHSGVDVKAVFRVMFGVLTGKQKGGGSTITQQLAKNLFPRKPDRTLIETIFVKLKEWVTAVKLERNYTKEEIIAMYFNTVPFGSQAYGIKSAAKTFFNKESGELTIDESALLIGILKAPSWYSPITHPDRALKRRETVLHQMAKYNFITSEQYETLMASPLDMSKYTIQDHTAGLAKHFREYLRGKLAKWCEEHYKTDGTPYNLYKDGLRIYTTINSKMQIYAEEAVNEHLGKDLQPAFYDHWKRHYNAPFVFELGEATKEINSLMMQAVKRSDRYRTLKEAGMAEDSIMLSFRTPVKMNVFSWKGDFDTVMAPMDSIRYYKFFLRAGMMSIEPNTGFVRAYVCAPDYLYFKFDNVIYGKRQVGSTFKPILYSLAMQEGEYSPCTEVPNIQYSITLENGDIWSPENTSEYKMGQMITLKEALAHSNNWISAYLMKRYTPQAVIVMAQKMGITSEIPPVYSIALGSADLSLYEMTGAFNVFASKGIYKEPIFITRIEDKHGNVIETFIPKQQEAMSEETAYLMLALMKGVVETGTGIRLRLKYRFINPIAGKTGTTQNYSDGWFMGITPDLVTGIWVGCEDRAAHFRSMALGQGANMALPIWAIYMKKIYADPLLNISRGDFERPLKPLSVDIDCTKQKTRNTVKNRFDEEDF
- a CDS encoding gliding motility lipoprotein GldH, which codes for MIILILLTSCDPKRVYENYLPTDKNLWNRYDIKKFDVQIKDTTIFYDFYINIRNTTDYPYSNMFIFFNTQFPDGQLFRDTLECQLADLQGRWLGKGIGKIKDNRIRFKSMVRFPRSGTYLFSVEQAMRVVDLQGITDIGLRIEKH
- the ricT gene encoding regulatory iron-sulfur-containing complex subunit RicT → MEENPQEVRKNNFLSRGCSAEPQLYQKNDTIYSHGCSKLDTYDWLKDLVFPGGYKLFDCIEVRFKNSRKDYFRVPEGIDLHTGDIVAVEAAPGHDLGIVTLTGEVVRIQMKKRKINPASEDIKKVYRKARTSDIEKWITAVENEDITMFKARKMAGQLNLKMKVNDVEYQGDGTKAIFYYTAEERVDFRELIKVLAEEFKVRIEMRQIGVRQESSRLGGIGTCGRELCCSTWLTSFRSVTTTAARVQQLSPNPQKLTGQCSKLKCCLNYEFETYLDALKEFPNNEIILKTQKGEAIHQKTDIFRKVMWYSYVNDQANVLAIPVDKVREIIERNAKGNFPEKLENFSDLKEQKAVDFENVVGQDDLRRFDDLDREERRK